A window of the Miscanthus floridulus cultivar M001 chromosome 14, ASM1932011v1, whole genome shotgun sequence genome harbors these coding sequences:
- the LOC136505110 gene encoding uncharacterized protein isoform X2 has protein sequence MARSPAAASSSYTDSTGSSSDSGSTSSGSDRRCRHRHRSSRRKEVASSSALKARKDRRSRHKHRRREREHSRRRSPSDDDSYSTSSYDSDREVSGRSRKHKKSSRSRKSRERERSKDRHHKRDKSKHKEKKESEHADGPVQLSKFLGRDKEREEGPQRSAISGKKIMMKLEKTKEDKAAESKRNELLKFLNASYD, from the exons ATGGCGCGGTCCCCAgccgccgcctcctcgtcctACACGGACAGCACGGGATCCTCGTCCGACTCGGGCTCCACCTCCTCGGGGAGcgaccgccgctgccgccaccgccaccggagCAGCCGCCGCAAGGAGGTCGCGTCCTCGTCCGCGCTGAAGGCGCGCAAGGACCGGAGGTCTCGCCACAAACACCGCCGCCGCGAGCGGGAGCACTCGCGGCGGCGGTCCCCGTCCGACGACGACAGCTACAG CACAAGCTCTTATGACAGCGACCGTGAGGTGTCTGGCAGATCTCGGAAGCATAAGAAGAGCAGCAGATCAAGAAAG TCTAGGGAGAGGGAGCGAAGCAAAGATAGGCATCATAAACGAGACAAGAGTAAACACAAAGAG AAGAAAGAGAGTGAGCATGCTGATGGCCCTGTCCAGCTTTCCAAG TTTCTTGGACGCGACAAAGAAAGGGAAGAAGGTCCTCAAAGGAGTGCAATCTCTGGTAAAAAG ATAATGATGAAGCTTGAGAAGACAAAGGAAGACAAGGCAGCAGAGAGCAAGCGAAATGAACTGTTGAAGTTCCTGAATGCTAGTTATGATTGA
- the LOC136504493 gene encoding uncharacterized protein isoform X2 translates to MEGGGWAAGGHVLGAAQEPRGQQQQQREEAKETERKKGAGAGGGGGGGGGMKFRLRARAPHGVGAVLLIGGAAVVGAAVLAWRRSRHGNKGGAVDQPERRLTVKEDALDGGIVEDGKVQGGSLVKELGRSDENLSAGNTDIGSSRLDGNVSEESHQIHKDDEITADKLESKHEERINENSGSNPVEVHTHDLDKEHVEKVEQKSSCNHVEITAHDMCQDNEHVEIIDHVEGIDQNSSRNPVKIIMQEIVNACLVSGSVEKVEKDSSKKDIEKEIAQKDNKDVEASDQSKLCINSPEIILSKHNDESDGTQEAESMENTPTAQLMMHQDQLLDDMVTHTVTETEEAKQGERTITDESELKQGEKKDLVGLVELASSPALSSLVKPVVKKEPEFPRPNETGMKVEQDYTNGELREHTDLIGKGGAMQGEGDMATMDCRSSALVVIALIFALTVGITIIVRLYAPSRATKLQMDLP, encoded by the exons ATGGAAGGTGGCGGCTGGGCAGCCGGAGGCCACGTTCTTGGCGCCGCCCAGGAACCGcgggggcagcagcagcagcagcgggagGAGGCGAAGGAAACCGAGAGGAAGAAGggcgctggcgctggcggcggcggcggcggcggcggcggcatgaagTTCCGCTTGCGCGCGCGGGCGCCGCACGGCGTCGGGGCGGTACTGCTCATCGGCGGAGCGGCCGTCGTCGGGGCCGCCGTCCTCGCGTGGCGCCGCTCGCGCCACGGCAACAAGGGTGGTGCCGTGGACCAGCCTGAGCGCCGGCTGACAGT GAAAGAAGATGCTTTGGATGGCGGAATTGTCGAGGATGGGAAG GTTCAGGGTGGCTCATTGGTGAAGGAGCTTGGTCGGTCCGATGAGAACTTGAGCGCGGGCAACACCGATATTGGATCCAGTAGATTG GATGGCAACGTGTCAGAGGAAAGCCATCAGATTCACAAGGATGATGAAATCACTGCAGATAAATTG GAGAGCAAGCATGAGGAGAGAATTAATGAGAATTCAGGCAGCAATCCTGTCGAGGTCCACACGCACGATCTG GACAAAGAACATGTCGAAAaagttgagcagaagtcaagCTGCAACCATGTTGAGATCACTGCGCATGATATG TGTCAGGACAATGAACATGTTGAGATAATTGATCACGTTGAAGGAATTGATCAGAATTCGAGCAGGAACCCTGTCAAGATCATCATGCAGGAAATTGTCAATGCTTGTTTG GTCAGTGGAAGTGTGGAGAAGGTtgaaaaggactcaagcaagaaAGACATCGAGAAAGAGATAGCCCAAAAA GATAATAAAGATGTGGAGGCTTCTGATCAAAGCAAACTCTGCATCAACAGTCCAGAGATCATCCTTAGTAAACACAATGATGAGAGTGATGGTACTCAAGAGGCTGAATCAATGGAGAACACGCCAACGGCACAGCTGATGATGCATCAAGACCAACTCTTAGATGACATGGTTACTCATACTGTTACagaaacagaagaagcaaagcaaggtgaaagAACAATCACAGACGAGAGTGAGCTTAAGCAGGGCGAAAAGAAAGATCTGGTAGGACTTGTTGAACTTGCCAGCTCACCAGCACTGTCATCACTGGTTAAGCCAGTAGTGAAGAAAGAGCCAGAGTTTCCAAGACCCAACGAGACAGGGATGAAGGTAGAGCAAGATTATACTAACGGTGAGCTAAGGGAGCATACTGACCTGATTGGCAAAGGAGGAGCAATGCAGGGAGAAGGTGACATGGCGACCATGGATTGCAGGAGTTCTGCTCTGGTCGTTATTGCTCTAATATTCGCACTGACAGTGGGAATAACGATCATCGTGCGCTTATACGCCCCTTCCCGAGCAACAAAACTCCAGATGGATCTGCCATAA
- the LOC136505110 gene encoding uncharacterized protein isoform X1 yields the protein MARSPAAASSSYTDSTGSSSDSGSTSSGSDRRCRHRHRSSRRKEVASSSALKARKDRRSRHKHRRREREHSRRRSPSDDDSYSSTSSYDSDREVSGRSRKHKKSSRSRKSRERERSKDRHHKRDKSKHKEKKESEHADGPVQLSKFLGRDKEREEGPQRSAISGKKIMMKLEKTKEDKAAESKRNELLKFLNASYD from the exons ATGGCGCGGTCCCCAgccgccgcctcctcgtcctACACGGACAGCACGGGATCCTCGTCCGACTCGGGCTCCACCTCCTCGGGGAGcgaccgccgctgccgccaccgccaccggagCAGCCGCCGCAAGGAGGTCGCGTCCTCGTCCGCGCTGAAGGCGCGCAAGGACCGGAGGTCTCGCCACAAACACCGCCGCCGCGAGCGGGAGCACTCGCGGCGGCGGTCCCCGTCCGACGACGACAGCTACAG CAGCACAAGCTCTTATGACAGCGACCGTGAGGTGTCTGGCAGATCTCGGAAGCATAAGAAGAGCAGCAGATCAAGAAAG TCTAGGGAGAGGGAGCGAAGCAAAGATAGGCATCATAAACGAGACAAGAGTAAACACAAAGAG AAGAAAGAGAGTGAGCATGCTGATGGCCCTGTCCAGCTTTCCAAG TTTCTTGGACGCGACAAAGAAAGGGAAGAAGGTCCTCAAAGGAGTGCAATCTCTGGTAAAAAG ATAATGATGAAGCTTGAGAAGACAAAGGAAGACAAGGCAGCAGAGAGCAAGCGAAATGAACTGTTGAAGTTCCTGAATGCTAGTTATGATTGA
- the LOC136504493 gene encoding uncharacterized protein isoform X1, with amino-acid sequence MEGGGWAAGGHVLGAAQEPRGQQQQQREEAKETERKKGAGAGGGGGGGGGMKFRLRARAPHGVGAVLLIGGAAVVGAAVLAWRRSRHGNKGGAVDQPERRLTVKEDALDGGIVEDGKVQGGSLVKELGRSDENLSAGNTDIGSSRLDGNVSEESHQIHKDDEITADKLESKHEERINENSGSNPVEVHTHDLESKPEEKIDENSGSNPVDVHIQDLDKEHVEKVEQKSSCNHVEITAHDMCQDNEHVEIIDHVEGIDQNSSRNPVKIIMQEIVNACLVSGSVEKVEKDSSKKDIEKEIAQKDNKDVEASDQSKLCINSPEIILSKHNDESDGTQEAESMENTPTAQLMMHQDQLLDDMVTHTVTETEEAKQGERTITDESELKQGEKKDLVGLVELASSPALSSLVKPVVKKEPEFPRPNETGMKVEQDYTNGELREHTDLIGKGGAMQGEGDMATMDCRSSALVVIALIFALTVGITIIVRLYAPSRATKLQMDLP; translated from the exons ATGGAAGGTGGCGGCTGGGCAGCCGGAGGCCACGTTCTTGGCGCCGCCCAGGAACCGcgggggcagcagcagcagcagcgggagGAGGCGAAGGAAACCGAGAGGAAGAAGggcgctggcgctggcggcggcggcggcggcggcggcggcatgaagTTCCGCTTGCGCGCGCGGGCGCCGCACGGCGTCGGGGCGGTACTGCTCATCGGCGGAGCGGCCGTCGTCGGGGCCGCCGTCCTCGCGTGGCGCCGCTCGCGCCACGGCAACAAGGGTGGTGCCGTGGACCAGCCTGAGCGCCGGCTGACAGT GAAAGAAGATGCTTTGGATGGCGGAATTGTCGAGGATGGGAAG GTTCAGGGTGGCTCATTGGTGAAGGAGCTTGGTCGGTCCGATGAGAACTTGAGCGCGGGCAACACCGATATTGGATCCAGTAGATTG GATGGCAACGTGTCAGAGGAAAGCCATCAGATTCACAAGGATGATGAAATCACTGCAGATAAATTG GAGAGCAAGCATGAGGAGAGAATTAATGAGAATTCAGGCAGCAATCCTGTCGAGGTCCACACGCACGATCTG GAGAGCAAGCCTGAAGAGAAAATTGATGAGAATTCAGGCAGCAATCCTGTTGATGTTCACATACAAGATCTG GACAAAGAACATGTCGAAAaagttgagcagaagtcaagCTGCAACCATGTTGAGATCACTGCGCATGATATG TGTCAGGACAATGAACATGTTGAGATAATTGATCACGTTGAAGGAATTGATCAGAATTCGAGCAGGAACCCTGTCAAGATCATCATGCAGGAAATTGTCAATGCTTGTTTG GTCAGTGGAAGTGTGGAGAAGGTtgaaaaggactcaagcaagaaAGACATCGAGAAAGAGATAGCCCAAAAA GATAATAAAGATGTGGAGGCTTCTGATCAAAGCAAACTCTGCATCAACAGTCCAGAGATCATCCTTAGTAAACACAATGATGAGAGTGATGGTACTCAAGAGGCTGAATCAATGGAGAACACGCCAACGGCACAGCTGATGATGCATCAAGACCAACTCTTAGATGACATGGTTACTCATACTGTTACagaaacagaagaagcaaagcaaggtgaaagAACAATCACAGACGAGAGTGAGCTTAAGCAGGGCGAAAAGAAAGATCTGGTAGGACTTGTTGAACTTGCCAGCTCACCAGCACTGTCATCACTGGTTAAGCCAGTAGTGAAGAAAGAGCCAGAGTTTCCAAGACCCAACGAGACAGGGATGAAGGTAGAGCAAGATTATACTAACGGTGAGCTAAGGGAGCATACTGACCTGATTGGCAAAGGAGGAGCAATGCAGGGAGAAGGTGACATGGCGACCATGGATTGCAGGAGTTCTGCTCTGGTCGTTATTGCTCTAATATTCGCACTGACAGTGGGAATAACGATCATCGTGCGCTTATACGCCCCTTCCCGAGCAACAAAACTCCAGATGGATCTGCCATAA